The following proteins are co-located in the Paenibacillus sp. FSL H8-0079 genome:
- a CDS encoding ABC transporter substrate-binding protein → MKRRGTYSMMSAAMILLMVFIMAGCSTQADSGSSNGSQTASPSTGEGTASQEETASANASQTKSFTDPTGTKEIPVTPQRIFSISATTQLLALGITPVGGLQYEIEQDYYLKNAASEVEIAGDYPPNMEAVASLQPDLIIASSFVEADIIEQLEKIAPTVIYPWEDNLYDQLRYIGDIVGKKAEAEEWITKHETKVLERKAEMSNLVGADETVAAVEIFKDSFQVAGTRNMGFVLHDLLGLKRMPWVQEEVDKSDGFVVYTEPQSLEKLPELTADYLIIKVNDTQPGSTEFYEKMQESSLWKNLPAVKNGNVFIVPHDKWWSYTLFSTDALLDEAVELFKQHNQ, encoded by the coding sequence ATGAAACGAAGAGGTACGTATAGCATGATGTCTGCAGCAATGATATTACTGATGGTCTTTATTATGGCGGGATGTAGCACACAGGCCGATAGCGGTTCGTCCAACGGAAGTCAGACGGCTTCGCCATCAACGGGCGAAGGAACTGCGAGTCAGGAAGAGACGGCATCCGCCAACGCTTCACAAACGAAATCTTTCACGGATCCTACTGGAACAAAAGAGATTCCCGTGACACCGCAGCGCATTTTTTCTATTAGTGCAACAACACAACTATTGGCTCTGGGCATTACGCCTGTAGGCGGACTTCAATATGAAATCGAACAGGATTATTATCTGAAAAATGCTGCCAGCGAAGTTGAAATCGCCGGAGACTATCCACCTAATATGGAAGCAGTGGCATCACTTCAGCCTGATCTAATTATCGCTTCTTCCTTTGTCGAAGCGGATATAATCGAGCAACTGGAGAAAATCGCTCCGACGGTTATCTATCCATGGGAAGACAATCTATACGATCAACTGAGATATATTGGCGATATCGTGGGTAAAAAAGCGGAAGCAGAAGAATGGATCACGAAACATGAAACCAAAGTATTAGAACGCAAAGCTGAAATGAGCAATCTTGTTGGAGCAGACGAGACAGTAGCGGCTGTAGAAATCTTCAAGGATTCATTCCAAGTCGCAGGCACCCGAAACATGGGGTTCGTATTGCACGATCTGCTTGGATTAAAGCGCATGCCATGGGTTCAGGAAGAGGTTGATAAAAGCGATGGATTCGTCGTGTACACGGAGCCGCAGTCACTGGAGAAATTGCCGGAGCTTACCGCGGATTATTTGATCATTAAGGTCAATGATACCCAACCGGGTTCGACGGAATTTTATGAAAAAATGCAGGAATCGAGCCTGTGGAAAAACCTCCCTGCGGTCAAAAACGGCAACGTCTTCATTGTGCCACATGACAAATGGTGGTCTTACACATTATTCTCCACGGATGCTTTGCTGGATGAAGCCGTGGAATTGTTCAAACAACATAATCAATAA
- a CDS encoding AraC family transcriptional regulator, whose amino-acid sequence MKATLNVQDHILIWNCASLKIMDVRHIVIQSDERVRPYLFPASAFLYVTHGSATVILDGNEHATKPFYMLHGGKNTRLDIMPTDESFHYYLIFYKASFPLPGKQHTLQQPDQPLPFHLQYGFIPYHPAILYEIAERMLCEWNRPGRLERLHTKTLFYQFVYELLRQMDQQQVSIVRPNLASQLIRYMQEHYAQPLTRETLAHTFHYSVPYLSKYFRRETGASIIDYLIGIRMNKAGTLLQKTELSLQEVAASVGYGDVSYFIRMFKKHTGVTPKQFKDESGQVARGSYRPILRLRSSIAPRKLRRYIDIRDDNHYQHSEKGDLRMYRSKLPVGITLLLCLTLLVSACSRPANTNGSTGSTQSPTVGAESNISNTTTGSSEMVTYSAVNGEVQIPKKPQRVVMVAGAFTGHLLALGLKPVGTGDESFNSYTEGKLDDVVNIGNDVPYEKIMELQPDLIVVWNDPETIEKLSKIAPTVSVEYGVPLREQLMDFGKMTGREEQAKAWIAEWDAKIAEYKPLVEQAVGDRTVSIFDTGSAKEFYAYGSFGRGGDIIYGEFGLKAPPIIQKEAIDSGKGWAKLSLELLPQYAGDYIFISGWTGDESRDSVFEGPIWDNLPAVQNNHVYRENSRGFVFSDPISLEAQLKFVVDSLTTTE is encoded by the coding sequence TTGAAAGCAACCTTGAATGTACAAGATCACATACTCATCTGGAATTGTGCATCGCTCAAAATCATGGATGTACGACATATTGTCATACAATCCGACGAGCGCGTACGTCCTTACCTGTTCCCTGCCAGCGCCTTTCTGTACGTAACGCATGGCAGTGCAACCGTGATTTTAGACGGAAATGAGCATGCTACCAAACCATTTTATATGCTTCATGGGGGCAAAAACACCCGTCTGGACATCATGCCAACGGACGAATCCTTTCATTATTACCTAATTTTCTATAAAGCCTCCTTCCCGCTACCTGGCAAGCAGCATACACTTCAACAACCGGATCAACCATTGCCATTCCACCTCCAGTACGGTTTTATTCCATACCATCCTGCCATCCTCTACGAAATCGCTGAGCGTATGCTGTGCGAATGGAATAGACCGGGACGCTTGGAGCGGCTCCATACCAAAACACTATTCTATCAATTTGTATATGAATTGCTCAGGCAAATGGATCAACAGCAGGTCAGCATTGTTAGACCTAACCTTGCATCTCAGCTTATTCGCTATATGCAGGAGCACTACGCCCAGCCGCTGACGCGGGAAACACTCGCGCATACATTCCATTACAGCGTCCCTTATCTGTCCAAGTACTTCCGACGTGAAACTGGCGCAAGTATAATCGATTACTTAATCGGTATTAGGATGAACAAAGCAGGAACGCTGCTGCAAAAGACCGAGTTATCTCTGCAAGAGGTCGCTGCAAGCGTTGGATATGGTGATGTATCCTATTTTATAAGAATGTTCAAAAAGCATACGGGAGTCACACCAAAGCAATTCAAGGATGAGTCCGGACAAGTGGCGAGAGGTTCTTATCGTCCTATTCTTAGGCTTCGATCATCCATTGCTCCGCGTAAACTCCGTCGTTATATTGATATCAGAGATGATAATCATTATCAACATAGCGAAAAAGGAGATTTACGGATGTATAGAAGCAAACTACCTGTAGGAATTACCCTGCTGTTGTGCCTAACTCTATTGGTTAGCGCATGTTCCAGACCAGCAAACACGAATGGAAGCACTGGCAGTACGCAGAGTCCAACTGTAGGTGCAGAGAGTAATATCAGTAACACAACAACCGGCAGCTCGGAGATGGTAACCTATTCTGCGGTTAACGGTGAAGTACAAATCCCAAAAAAACCTCAAAGGGTCGTAATGGTGGCAGGAGCCTTTACCGGTCATTTGCTAGCGCTGGGCCTTAAGCCTGTTGGAACTGGTGATGAGTCCTTTAACAGTTATACAGAAGGAAAGCTGGATGACGTTGTCAACATCGGTAACGATGTACCCTACGAGAAAATCATGGAGTTGCAGCCGGATTTAATTGTCGTTTGGAATGACCCTGAAACGATCGAAAAGCTGTCCAAAATTGCGCCGACCGTCTCTGTTGAATATGGAGTACCTCTGCGGGAGCAATTGATGGATTTTGGCAAGATGACTGGTAGAGAAGAGCAAGCGAAGGCCTGGATCGCAGAGTGGGATGCTAAAATCGCTGAATATAAACCACTCGTGGAGCAAGCGGTAGGTGATCGCACGGTTTCGATTTTTGATACGGGAAGTGCCAAAGAATTTTATGCCTACGGGAGCTTTGGTAGAGGTGGAGATATTATTTATGGCGAGTTTGGCCTGAAGGCACCGCCGATCATTCAGAAGGAAGCCATCGATAGCGGCAAAGGTTGGGCCAAGTTATCACTTGAATTGTTACCACAATATGCAGGAGATTATATCTTTATTAGTGGATGGACAGGTGATGAGAGTCGGGATTCCGTTTTTGAAGGTCCGATCTGGGATAACCTCCCTGCTGTCCAGAATAATCACGTTTATCGCGAGAACAGCCGTGGCTTCGTGTTTAGTGACCCGATTTCGTTGGAAGCCCAACTTAAATTTGTCGTAGACAGCCTAACCACAACAGAGTGA
- a CDS encoding exosporium glycoprotein BclB-related protein codes for MSFLSTGPIENNAVSGVRPTQTVTVRMDNRSDVTASTVQIQGYYLDGGIRVLYVSESLDITPNQVITNNYYANFDAFEFTFTTPATVNDPVQVSVWGKSSTGALVTAHRLVSSELLGETPSITGATGATGTTGATGTPGTAGVTGATGTPGTAGVTGATGTPGTAGVTGATGTPGTAGVTGATGTPGTTGVTGATGTPGTPGTTGVTGATGTPGTTGVTGATGATGTPGTTGVTGATGTPGTTGVTGATGTPGTTGVTGATGTPGTTGVTGATGTPGTTGVTGATGTPGTTGVTGATGTPGTTGVTGATGTSGTTGVTGATGTPGTTGVTGATGTAGTTGATGVAGAGAIIPYASGLPVVLTTVLGGLLNTSSLVGFGNNATGVSVNGGIIDLTGAAGTLLNFAFSASRAGTITSLAAYFSTTAGLSLVGSTVTITAQLFRSTAPNNSFTAVPGALVTLAPPLTGILALGTISSGLTTGLSIPVAAGDRLLMVFSASVTAGIDVATTVAGYASGGLTIT; via the coding sequence ATGAGCTTTTTATCAACCGGGCCAATAGAAAATAATGCTGTTAGCGGTGTAAGACCGACTCAGACCGTTACCGTCAGAATGGATAACCGCAGTGATGTGACAGCCTCAACCGTACAAATACAAGGGTATTACCTGGATGGTGGAATAAGAGTTTTGTATGTCAGTGAGTCTCTTGACATCACACCAAATCAAGTAATAACCAACAATTATTATGCCAATTTTGATGCCTTTGAGTTTACTTTTACAACACCAGCGACGGTTAATGATCCTGTTCAAGTATCCGTATGGGGTAAGAGCAGCACAGGCGCTTTGGTAACAGCCCATCGTTTGGTTTCTTCCGAACTGCTGGGTGAAACCCCAAGCATCACCGGAGCCACAGGCGCAACCGGAACTACGGGGGCGACAGGGACGCCAGGTACAGCGGGAGTGACAGGAGCGACAGGGACGCCAGGTACAGCGGGAGTGACAGGAGCGACAGGCACACCAGGTACAGCGGGAGTGACAGGAGCAACAGGCACACCAGGTACAGCGGGAGTGACAGGAGCGACAGGCACACCAGGTACAACGGGAGTGACAGGAGCGACAGGTACACCAGGAACACCGGGAACAACCGGAGTAACGGGAGCGACAGGCACGCCAGGTACAACCGGAGTAACGGGAGCGACAGGGGCGACCGGCACACCGGGAACAACGGGAGTAACAGGAGCAACAGGCACGCCAGGTACAACGGGAGTGACAGGGGCGACCGGCACACCGGGAACAACGGGAGTAACCGGAGCAACAGGCACACCAGGAACAACGGGAGTAACAGGAGCGACAGGCACGCCAGGTACAACGGGAGTGACAGGGGCGACCGGCACACCGGGAACAACGGGAGTAACGGGAGCGACCGGCACGCCAGGTACAACGGGAGTAACCGGAGCAACAGGCACATCGGGTACGACGGGAGTAACCGGAGCAACAGGGACACCAGGAACAACGGGAGTAACGGGAGCGACAGGCACAGCAGGTACAACGGGAGCTACAGGTGTAGCAGGCGCTGGAGCAATCATTCCTTATGCATCAGGACTTCCAGTGGTGTTGACTACAGTATTGGGTGGACTTTTGAATACCTCCAGTTTAGTTGGTTTTGGTAACAATGCTACAGGAGTAAGTGTTAACGGAGGAATTATTGATCTCACAGGCGCCGCAGGCACATTGCTTAACTTCGCTTTCTCGGCATCGCGTGCAGGAACGATTACTTCGCTGGCTGCTTATTTCAGCACGACAGCTGGACTGAGCTTGGTTGGATCCACAGTAACCATAACTGCACAATTATTCCGTTCCACTGCACCTAATAACTCTTTTACAGCTGTACCGGGTGCATTGGTAACCTTGGCGCCTCCACTGACTGGCATTTTAGCACTGGGCACAATATCCAGCGGATTGACTACAGGACTGAGTATTCCGGTAGCCGCCGGTGACCGCCTGCTTATGGTCTTCTCAGCTTCCGTAACAGCCGGAATTGATGTGGCTACAACCGTAGCCGGATATGCAAGCGGCGGCCTTACCATCACTTAA
- a CDS encoding dihydrodipicolinate synthase family protein yields MLNDTLFPDGVWPVMLTPFTEDNEIDYTALEELIEWYMGKGVHGLFAVCLSSEMLHLSLQERVDLAKFVVEKTKGRVPVVASGHNSDNLEEQITELTAIAQTGVDAVILVTSRIAGPDDDDAVWKRNLSTIMERLPDVKLGLYECPIPYHRLLSPELLKWCADSGRFFFLKETSCDLEQIRQKVAAVQGTPLKIYNANGTSYLGSLQAGAHGYSGILTNFHPDLYVWIIENWQQDQTRAERLQTLLGPLHLFEGRHYPVNAKYLLQQEGLKLTLHSRARSSEELKPVHRLEVDQFLELSQLFRQSLITKDESFR; encoded by the coding sequence ATGTTGAACGATACTTTATTCCCGGACGGCGTGTGGCCAGTTATGCTCACTCCGTTCACGGAGGACAATGAGATTGACTATACGGCATTAGAAGAATTAATCGAGTGGTATATGGGGAAAGGCGTGCATGGTCTATTCGCGGTTTGTCTTTCTAGTGAAATGCTCCATCTATCGCTGCAAGAGAGAGTAGACTTGGCCAAATTCGTAGTAGAGAAAACAAAAGGGAGAGTGCCGGTCGTTGCTTCAGGCCATAATTCGGATAATTTGGAGGAACAAATCACGGAGTTAACGGCAATTGCGCAGACAGGTGTTGATGCTGTCATTCTTGTGACAAGCCGTATAGCGGGTCCAGATGATGACGATGCGGTGTGGAAACGCAATCTGAGCACCATCATGGAACGGTTGCCAGATGTGAAGCTGGGTCTGTACGAATGTCCAATTCCATACCATCGCTTGTTGTCTCCAGAATTGCTGAAGTGGTGCGCAGATAGCGGACGTTTTTTCTTTCTCAAGGAAACAAGCTGTGATCTGGAACAGATCCGTCAGAAGGTCGCAGCCGTTCAAGGGACACCGCTCAAAATTTATAATGCCAACGGCACTTCGTATCTAGGATCGCTACAAGCAGGCGCGCATGGTTACAGTGGCATTCTAACCAACTTCCATCCGGATCTGTACGTATGGATCATCGAAAATTGGCAGCAGGATCAAACAAGAGCCGAACGATTACAGACATTGCTGGGGCCCCTTCATCTGTTTGAGGGACGTCATTATCCGGTCAACGCGAAATATTTGCTGCAACAAGAAGGGCTGAAGCTTACGCTTCATTCCAGAGCCAGAAGTAGCGAAGAGCTCAAACCAGTACACCGTTTGGAGGTAGATCAGTTCCTGGAGCTAAGCCAGCTATTCCGGCAATCTTTGATTACGAAGGATGAGTCTTTTAGATAG
- a CDS encoding AraC family transcriptional regulator — protein sequence MDIVQYQFSNFSKIHNVDLKLYYCGTEQCLSGHEVGPMVRDYYKIHYIHSGKGRFHTGGRTYTLGKGQGFLISPEKLAHYQADDEAPWTYSWIAFNGMQVERYLKRSSLSNEQPVFSSKRDEYIQSCFLEMFKATEHNLTDELRLLGALYSFLSVILDPASMPVTSPGARGQYVEQAIAFIEHNYATDLSVEQLAARLKINRKYLSKIFKNATGFTPQQYMIQYRMNRASELIQKSSLSMNEIACSVGYKDPFQFSRMFKKVMGAAPRDYRNEKKE from the coding sequence ATGGACATCGTTCAATATCAATTCTCGAATTTTTCCAAAATCCATAACGTCGATCTGAAATTGTACTATTGCGGCACAGAGCAGTGCTTGTCTGGACATGAGGTCGGCCCTATGGTGCGTGATTATTACAAAATCCATTATATCCATAGCGGTAAGGGGCGTTTTCATACGGGAGGCCGAACGTACACGCTGGGCAAAGGGCAAGGGTTCCTGATCAGTCCGGAGAAACTGGCGCATTACCAGGCCGATGATGAAGCTCCATGGACATACTCCTGGATCGCATTCAACGGCATGCAGGTGGAACGCTATCTCAAGCGATCATCCTTATCCAACGAACAGCCCGTATTTTCGTCCAAGCGGGACGAGTATATTCAATCCTGCTTTTTGGAGATGTTCAAAGCAACGGAGCATAACCTGACAGACGAACTTCGGCTATTGGGCGCCCTCTATTCCTTCTTGTCCGTCATATTGGACCCAGCTTCCATGCCCGTTACCTCACCGGGTGCACGAGGTCAATATGTAGAACAAGCCATTGCATTCATCGAGCATAACTATGCAACGGATCTGAGTGTCGAACAACTGGCTGCACGTTTGAAGATCAATCGTAAATATCTGTCCAAAATATTCAAGAATGCAACCGGATTCACACCTCAACAATATATGATTCAATACCGGATGAATCGAGCCAGCGAGCTTATTCAGAAGTCTTCCCTTTCGATGAATGAGATCGCATGCAGCGTCGGATACAAAGACCCCTTTCAGTTCTCTCGTATGTTCAAAAAAGTAATGGGCGCAGCTCCACGAGACTATCGCAACGAAAAGAAGGAGTAG
- a CDS encoding AraC family transcriptional regulator — translation MNDDDLMLWDYTNIQLMDIRYKFLNPGEALSSYRFPTSGYLYIARGTACFRLDGVTHDVERFYIIHSGKGGRLDIGPVRERMEYYLVLYKTSLSNTALPSVQRQYKSSNPFQRQYAFAPNDPVELLLQLKKMLHIWLKPNSLERLQVKSQLYQFAYEVERQWKIHTEANVKPDLVEQATQYIREHYRESITLSTVAERLNYSAPYVAKQFKNKTGNSLIDYLIQVRMEMACELLEQTEASLQEVASGVGYTDLSYFIRIFKKTVGVTPGNYRSEARDQTKRMDRPITRLRLSNAERRGQGYIGNEYDNHYQHMERNDLSMYRNTKVSLGAVMLLCLTIMVSACAPAGGNTSTTSTSTVETQTSQQASTTPSERLYTDNQGHEVSIPEKPQRVVLQGNSIGDLLALGVQPVGVDRRFITNSAYEDKEITPAEDIGFPTSFEKILSLEPDLTMLGYVLDKQYDEISKISPTVVFDQNLPLNERLPVIGEIVGRQDEAKQLLADYNVKAEKMWSEVRDQGQVAEGETAVVLMYYWDRTMYLMKTGGVPELLYQPQGYQMSEKVKGIEPAAGSPFIEISPELMHEMLVGDHLFVLYPENDEAESSFKELLETPLWKKLPAVQSGKVTFIESKWNYEDMLTSDMLLDEFPKMIAE, via the coding sequence TTGAACGACGATGATTTAATGTTATGGGATTATACCAATATTCAACTCATGGATATTCGCTATAAGTTTCTGAATCCAGGGGAAGCGTTGAGTTCCTATCGTTTTCCTACATCTGGATATCTATATATTGCTCGTGGTACCGCTTGTTTTCGGCTCGATGGTGTGACGCATGATGTTGAACGTTTTTATATCATCCATAGTGGGAAGGGAGGTCGTCTGGACATCGGTCCGGTTAGAGAGAGAATGGAATACTATCTGGTGTTATATAAAACTTCTCTCTCCAACACGGCTCTACCATCTGTCCAGAGACAATATAAGAGCAGCAATCCATTTCAAAGGCAATATGCTTTTGCTCCCAATGATCCGGTTGAATTACTGCTTCAACTGAAGAAAATGCTTCACATATGGCTGAAGCCTAACTCACTCGAACGATTGCAGGTGAAATCGCAGTTGTATCAGTTTGCGTACGAAGTTGAGAGACAATGGAAGATACATACGGAAGCTAATGTTAAACCTGATCTAGTTGAGCAAGCTACTCAATACATCCGCGAACATTACAGGGAATCAATTACGTTATCCACGGTTGCTGAGCGGCTTAATTATAGTGCTCCTTATGTGGCAAAACAGTTCAAAAATAAGACCGGAAATAGTCTCATTGATTATCTGATTCAAGTTCGAATGGAAATGGCCTGTGAATTGCTGGAACAAACAGAGGCTTCTTTACAGGAAGTGGCGTCGGGCGTGGGTTACACGGATTTATCTTACTTTATCCGCATTTTCAAAAAGACGGTGGGAGTGACACCCGGTAATTATAGGTCAGAAGCTCGTGATCAAACCAAAAGAATGGATCGTCCTATAACCAGGCTTAGATTGTCTAATGCAGAACGCAGAGGACAAGGTTATATTGGTAATGAATATGATAATCATTATCAACATATGGAGAGGAACGATTTATCGATGTACAGAAATACTAAAGTATCATTGGGGGCTGTCATGCTGTTATGCCTGACCATTATGGTCAGCGCTTGTGCACCTGCCGGGGGGAATACAAGCACAACATCTACATCAACTGTAGAAACGCAAACGAGTCAACAGGCCAGCACAACGCCTTCCGAAAGGCTATACACGGACAATCAGGGACATGAAGTCAGTATACCGGAGAAGCCGCAACGTGTTGTGCTTCAGGGCAATTCGATTGGAGATCTGCTTGCGCTGGGTGTACAGCCTGTTGGGGTTGACCGTAGATTTATTACCAATTCGGCATATGAGGATAAAGAGATCACGCCCGCAGAGGATATCGGTTTTCCCACGAGTTTTGAGAAAATCCTGTCCCTGGAACCAGATCTGACCATGCTGGGTTATGTACTGGATAAGCAGTATGATGAAATATCCAAAATATCACCGACCGTTGTCTTTGATCAGAATTTACCATTGAACGAACGTCTTCCGGTGATCGGGGAGATTGTAGGCAGACAGGATGAGGCCAAGCAATTGCTGGCTGATTATAATGTCAAGGCAGAGAAGATGTGGAGCGAGGTACGGGATCAAGGTCAAGTCGCTGAAGGCGAAACGGCTGTGGTGCTGATGTATTATTGGGATCGGACGATGTATCTGATGAAAACAGGCGGCGTGCCTGAACTGTTGTACCAGCCGCAAGGCTACCAGATGTCTGAGAAGGTGAAAGGCATTGAGCCAGCCGCAGGCTCCCCGTTCATTGAGATCTCGCCTGAGCTGATGCATGAGATGCTTGTAGGTGACCATCTGTTCGTATTGTACCCTGAGAATGATGAAGCCGAATCATCCTTTAAGGAACTGCTGGAAACGCCACTTTGGAAAAAACTCCCCGCTGTGCAAAGCGGAAAAGTCACTTTCATCGAGTCCAAATGGAATTATGAAGATATGCTGACGAGCGACATGCTGCTGGATGAGTTTCCTAAGATGATTGCTGAATAA
- a CDS encoding SDR family NAD(P)-dependent oxidoreductase, with amino-acid sequence MKSYLVFGASKGLGDAFVRGVPEQGDKVWVVSRSRPESLDLSDGVQRRWIQADLSELNAATIVTDQLKNEPLDVLIYNVGIWEKEGFEDHYTFDKDEPADISHLIHVNITSTIVCIQALLPHLRQSAAGKIILIGSTAGLNNANSTQVSFVASKFAIRGITEALREHTRHDGIAVTCINPGELAAEIPYEEGPDRALAEYDGTRIPLQDMVSIVRCIVNLSKAACVKEINMPALTDMNT; translated from the coding sequence ATGAAAAGTTATCTCGTGTTCGGTGCAAGCAAAGGATTAGGAGATGCCTTCGTCAGAGGTGTGCCCGAACAAGGCGATAAAGTCTGGGTCGTTTCTCGAAGCAGACCGGAAAGCCTGGATTTGAGTGATGGTGTACAGCGGAGATGGATACAGGCAGATCTTTCTGAGCTGAATGCCGCCACCATTGTCACGGACCAGTTGAAGAATGAACCTTTGGATGTACTCATATACAATGTAGGCATTTGGGAGAAAGAAGGCTTCGAGGATCACTATACGTTCGATAAAGACGAGCCTGCGGACATCAGTCATCTGATCCATGTTAATATCACTTCAACCATCGTATGTATTCAAGCATTATTGCCTCATCTACGACAATCTGCAGCGGGAAAAATCATTCTCATTGGTTCAACAGCCGGTCTGAATAATGCCAATAGTACACAAGTTTCTTTTGTCGCCTCCAAGTTTGCCATTCGCGGAATCACAGAGGCTCTGAGAGAACATACCCGACATGACGGCATTGCCGTTACATGTATTAACCCCGGAGAGCTGGCAGCGGAGATCCCTTATGAAGAAGGACCGGATCGAGCTCTTGCTGAGTATGACGGGACACGTATTCCACTTCAGGACATGGTTTCTATCGTTCGTTGTATCGTGAATTTATCCAAAGCAGCTTGTGTAAAAGAGATCAACATGCCAGCACTAACGGATATGAACACCTAG
- a CDS encoding methyl-accepting chemotaxis protein: protein MAKKSESNKLRGRGIQQLKITTTLILMIAVSLIGLVVLFLFGIFGMNDVRLAQGALYTDRFLHQTNILEIKADFYNMRANYTKLLDKQEYTDKQYEQVQKNKKKVMGGMDEFSARTLDTTEQEIFNDLKAKLEVYDQDIEQIMNVKKTTGTYDDEERDRINKSSTAIVETVTKLSTYNEEESANLYAQTQDTIRDTALFLGIVLLTSLFILVVVSYLTIRNIRSRMRAINSYCEEITQGNLSATIAPQLLQGQNEISVIARAIHKMTGSTSNVITSVVNESQQINEMSDLTNQNMSELNERIREVSATVEELSATMEETSAYTENMNQSVNEVLRAAEYISARTKEKAESANVTSGKAEVLKQEASVSSKAAQDMYTSASVKMNDALERAHAVDQIGVLSQSILDITSQTNLLALNASIEAARAGEAGRGFAVVAEEIRKLADGSRQAADEIRHVTSEVTESVALLSSSAKEMLTFMFNQVGSDYKLLEDTADEYYTHAVEQANTVNDLHTTARQVNETVETLVRAIHEIATASEQSAASSQHIAEHMVSSTEQSLQVTSQSDQVKESALRLNDIVKGFNI, encoded by the coding sequence ATGGCTAAGAAATCAGAGAGTAATAAATTAAGGGGGAGAGGGATTCAACAGCTGAAGATAACGACAACCTTGATATTAATGATTGCCGTTAGTTTGATTGGACTCGTTGTATTATTTCTATTCGGCATATTTGGCATGAATGATGTAAGACTGGCACAGGGCGCGTTATATACAGATCGATTCTTGCATCAGACTAATATTTTGGAGATTAAGGCTGACTTCTATAATATGCGTGCCAACTATACCAAGCTTCTCGATAAGCAAGAATATACGGACAAGCAGTATGAGCAAGTTCAGAAGAACAAGAAAAAGGTTATGGGTGGGATGGACGAGTTTTCCGCAAGAACTCTTGATACAACAGAACAAGAAATCTTTAATGATCTCAAGGCGAAGCTGGAAGTTTACGACCAGGACATTGAACAGATCATGAACGTCAAGAAAACAACGGGTACTTATGATGATGAAGAGAGAGACCGAATTAACAAAAGCAGTACAGCTATTGTGGAAACGGTTACGAAGTTAAGTACATATAATGAAGAAGAATCTGCGAATTTATATGCGCAAACCCAAGACACCATTCGAGATACAGCGCTGTTTCTTGGCATTGTGCTTCTCACTTCACTGTTCATTCTGGTCGTTGTGTCTTATCTGACGATTCGAAATATTCGCTCTCGGATGCGTGCAATCAATAGTTACTGTGAAGAGATTACGCAGGGCAACCTGTCAGCTACCATTGCTCCCCAGTTGCTTCAAGGTCAGAATGAAATTAGTGTCATTGCTCGTGCCATTCATAAAATGACGGGTTCCACTTCGAATGTAATTACAAGTGTGGTGAATGAGTCTCAGCAGATCAATGAGATGAGTGACCTCACGAATCAGAACATGTCGGAACTCAATGAGCGTATACGTGAGGTATCTGCAACGGTAGAAGAGTTGTCAGCAACGATGGAAGAGACTTCTGCATATACGGAGAATATGAATCAATCCGTTAATGAGGTCCTTCGAGCAGCTGAATACATCTCCGCCCGTACCAAGGAGAAGGCTGAGTCTGCTAATGTTACTAGCGGCAAAGCTGAGGTTCTGAAGCAGGAGGCTAGTGTGTCTAGTAAGGCAGCACAGGATATGTATACCAGTGCAAGTGTGAAGATGAATGATGCGTTGGAGCGTGCCCATGCAGTGGACCAGATCGGTGTTCTGTCCCAGTCCATTCTGGATATTACCTCGCAGACCAACTTGCTCGCATTGAATGCTTCCATTGAAGCGGCTCGTGCAGGTGAAGCAGGACGTGGCTTTGCGGTTGTAGCTGAGGAGATCCGAAAATTGGCAGATGGCTCCAGACAAGCTGCAGACGAGATCCGGCATGTCACAAGTGAAGTTACAGAGTCTGTAGCTCTTCTGTCTTCTAGCGCGAAGGAAATGCTTACCTTTATGTTCAACCAGGTGGGCAGTGACTATAAACTGTTGGAAGATACGGCAGATGAGTATTACACCCATGCAGTTGAACAAGCCAACACGGTGAATGACCTCCACACGACGGCGCGACAGGTGAATGAAACCGTTGAAACTTTGGTGAGAGCCATTCATGAGATCGCGACGGCCAGTGAGCAATCCGCTGCGTCGAGTCAGCATATTGCTGAACATATGGTGTCCTCTACTGAGCAATCACTGCAAGTAACGAGTCAGTCGGATCAAGTGAAGGAAAGTGCATTACGTCTTAACGACATTGTAAAAGGGTTTAACATTTAA